ATCACGGTCGAGGACGTCACCGTCGAGAAGGCGGACGGGGAGGAGGTTCCCCGCCCCATCCCGGCGAGCAACGTCCGGGTGACCGAACTGGATCTGGAAGACGAGCGCCGCGAGGCGCGGCTCCAGGAGGACAACGAATGACGCGACACCAGAAGCGACTGTCAGTACCGAACTCCTGGCCGGTCGAGCGCAAGACGGACACGTTCACGGTGAAGGCGGGCGCGGGCCCGCACGGCGAGGCGGGCGTTCCGCTCGTCGTCCTGCTTCGGGACGTGCTCGGTTACGTCGACTCGACGAAGGAGGCGCGCTACGCGCTGAACAACGACTCGATCCTCGTCAACGGGGACGCCATCTCGGACGAACAGCGTCCGATCGGGATGTTCGACATCCTGGCGTTCCCCGAGCGCGGGGAGTACTTCCGCGTCTTCCCCGACGAGGGCGGTCGGCTCGCGCTGACCCCCGTCGACGAGGAGGCCGCGGGTAGCCGGCTCGGGAAGATCACGAACAAGACCGTCGTCCCCGGCGGCGTCGTTCAGCTGACGCTCCACGACGGGACGAACGTCCGCGTCGACGACGACGCGGACTACGACACGAACGACTCGATCGTCGTCGACAACGAGACGAAAGAGATCGTCGCCCACTTCGAGTACGAGGAGGGCGCTCTCGTGACCGCCGTCGCCGGCCAGCACGCCGGGCAGATCGGCGAGATCGACGACATCGACGTGACCCTCGGCTCCGGAGACAACACCGTGACCGTCGCCAGCGAGGACGGCGGCTACGAGACGGTCGAGGAGTACGTCGTCGTGATCGACGAGAACTTCACGGACGACGACGAGGCGGGTGATTCGGATGAGTGAAGCCGAGAGCGCCGACCACGAGATGCGCGAGCCGTACCTCGAGAAGGTCGTCGTCCACATGGGCGTCGGGCAGGGCGGTGAACCCCTCGCCGACGCCGAGGAGATCATCGAGGAGATCACGGGCCAGCAGTCGGTCCGGACCACCTCGAAGCGCACCATCGCCGAGTTCGGGATCCGCAAGGGCGACCCGATCGGCGTCAAGGTGACGCTGCGGGGAGAGGACGCGCACGCGTTCCTCGAAACCGCGCTCGACATCGTCGACGTCTCCGCGAGTCAGTTCGACGACACGGGCAACCTGAGCTTCGGGGTCGAGGACCACACCGACTTCCCGAGCCAGGAGTACGACCCCAACACCGGGATCTACGGCCTCGACGTGACGACGACGATCGTCCGTCCCGGCTACCGCGTCTCGAAACGCGACAAGGCGACGGGGACGATCCCCGCCCGCCACCGGATGACAGCCGAGGACGCGGCCGCGTTCCTCGAAACGAACTTCGACGTCGAGGTAACCGAATGAGCGAAGCGAACAACGACACGGGCGAACACGCCGCGAAGCGCACCGACTCCCGGCACACGTGCCGGCGGTGCGACCGCGAGCAGGGACTCGTCGGCAAGTACGATATCAACCTCTGCCGGCAGTGTTTCCGCGAGGTCGCCCGAGACATGGGATTCGAGAAGTACAGCTGATCATGACGGGAAACGATCCATTCACCAACGCGCTCGCCGGCATGGACAACGCCGAGAGCGTTGGCCATCTGTCGTACACGGTAGAGCCCGCTTCGAACATCATCGGTTCCGTCCTCGAGGTCCTCTACGACCGCGGGTACGTCGACGGCTTCCAGTACGTTGACGACGGGAAGGCCGGGAAGTTCGAGGTCGAACTGAAGGGAGCGATCAACGAGTGTGGCGCGGTCAAGCCCCGCTACTCGGCGGGCGCTGACGAGTTCGAGAAGTGGGAGAAGCGGTACCTCCCCGCCCGTGACTACGGGACGCTCATCGTCACGACGAGCCACGGCGTCATGAGCCACTACGAGGCCCGCGAAGAGGGCATCGGCGGCCAAGTGATCGCATACGTCTACTAACAATGAACAGAGTCGAAATCGAGATTCCGGACGACGTCTCCGCCGAGACCGACCACCTCGAACTCACCGTCGAGGGTCCCAACGGGAGCGTCACGCGACGCCTCTGGTACCCCGACGTCGACGTGTCGGTCGAGGAGGGCGCGGTGGTCATCACCACCGACAACGAGGACGCGAAGACCAACGCCACCGTCGGCACCTTCGAGAGCCACGTCGCCAACATGATCCACGGCGTCACCGAGGGATGGGAGTACGCGATGGAAGTGTACTACGCCCACTTCCCGATGCAGGTGACCGTGGAGGGCGACGAGGTCGTCATCGAGAACTTCCTCGGAGAGAGCGCCGCGCGGCGCACCCCCATCCGCGGAGACACTGAGGTACAGGTCGACGGCGAGACGGTCACGCTTTCGGGCTCCGACAAGGAGGCCGTCGGGCAGACCGCCGCCGACATCGAACAGCTGACGAAGGTGACCGACAAGGACACGCGCGTCTTCCAGGACGGCGTGTACATCGTCGAGAAGCCCACCGGAGGTGCCTAACCAATGGCAGACGAACTGGAAGACATCAGCGGTGTCGGTCCCTCGAAGGCGGACGCCCTTCGGGAGGCCGGCTACGAGACGGTCGAGGACGTGAAGGCCGCCTCCCAGTCGGAGCTCTCCGAGGTCGACGGCGTCGGCAACGCGCTCGCTGCGCGTATCAAGGCCGACGTCGGCGGGCTGGAGGTCGACGAGGAGGCGGACGCGGAGATCGAAGACGAGACGGACGAGGAGGAGGCCGACGAGGCCGACGCCGACGAGACCGTCGAGACGGAACTTCGCCCCCGCGGCCACGCCGACAAGACGCCGGAACTGGACGACGAGACCGCTCGCGCGCTCGCACAGAAGCACCGCGAGGGGAAACCGCAGTTCAACCGGCAGGACTACCACAAGAAAAAGCGGATCCCGACGTCGTGGCGCAAGCCGCGCGGCGGGCTCTCCAAGCAGCGCCGTCGGATGAAATCGAAGGGACCGGTCGTCGAGGCCGGCTTCCGTTCGCCGACGGCGTCCCGCGACCTGCACCCGAGCGGCTTCGAGGAGGTCCGCGTTCACAACACGGACGACCTCGAGGGCGTCGACGGCGACACGCAGGCGGTGCGGATCGCCTCGAAGGTCGGCGGTCGCAAGCGCGAACTGATCGAAGACGAGGCGGAGGAGCGCGAGATCCGCGTGCTGAACCCGACCTACGTCGAAGTGGAGGTCGACGATGAGTGATCTGAAGGCCCAGAAACGGCTCGCGGCGGACGAGTTAGACGTCGGCAAGGGCCGCGTCTGGCTCGACCCCGAGGCACAGGAGGAGATCGCGGACGCGATCACTCGCGAGGACGTCCGCGAACTCATCGAACAGGGAACGATCCGCGCGAAGGACGCGAAGACGAACTCGCGCGGTCGCGCCCGTGAACGCGCCGAGAAGCGCTCCTACGGGCATCAGTCGGGTGCCGGGACCCGCAAGGGGAAGTCCGGCGCGCGGCAGGACACGAAAGACGACTGGAAGGTGCGGATCCGCGCACAGCGGGCGCGCCTGAAGGAGCTTCGCGACGAGGAAGACGTGCTCGACGCCTCCGAGTACCGCACGCTCTACAACAAGGCGAGCGGCGGAGACTTCGAGGACGTCGCCCGTCTCGAGGCGTACATTCGGACGCAGTACGGCTACGAGGTGACGGACTAATGGCGACAGGACCACGATACAAGGTGCCGATGCGCCGCCGCCGCGAGGTCCGGACGGATTACCATCAGAGGTTGCGCCTGCTGAAATCGGGCAAGCCTCGCCTGGTCGCCCGGGTGAGCAACGCTCACGTCAGGGCGCAGCTGGTGACCCCCGGACCCGACGGCGACGAGACCCACGCGGCCGCCTCCAGCGAGGAGCTCGACGAGTACGGCTGGGACGCCCCCACGGGCAACCTCCCCAGCGCGTACCTCACGGGCTACCTCGCGGGCGCTCGCGCCGTCGACGCCGGCCTCGAAGAGGCCGTCCTCGACATCGGGCTCAACACGGCGACCCCCGGCAACAAGACGTTCGCGGCACAGGAAGGAGCGATCGACGCGGGCCTCGAGATCCCGCACAACGACGACGTGCTGGCCGACTGGTCGCGCACGCGCGGCGAGCACATCGCCGACTACGCCGAGCAGCTCGACGAGCCGCTGTACAGCGGCGAGTTCGACGCCAGCGAGCTACCCGAGCACTTCGACGACGTGCTCGCGACAATCCAGGAGGACCATGAGTAGACACAACGACGGCTGGGAACCGCGGACGCGACTCGGCCGCAAGGTACAGGACGGCGACATCACGTCGATGGAACAGGCGCTCGAATCCGGGCTCCCGCTGAAGGAGGCCGAGATCGTCGACCAGCTCCTCCCGGGGCTGGAAGACGAGGTGTTGGACATCAACATGGTCCAGCGCATGACCGACTCGGGCCGCCGCGTGAAGTTCCGCTGCGTGGTCGCCGTGGGCAACCGCGACGGCTACCTCGGCTACGCGCAGGCCCGCGACGATCAGGTCGGCGGCGCGATCCAGAAGGCGATCGACGTCGCGAAGCTGAACATCATCTCCGTCGACCGCGGCTCCGGATCCTGGGAGGACCAGCCCGGCGGCACCAACTCCCTCACCCGGACGGCGAAGGGGAAGGCCGGCTCCGTCACGGTCGAGGTCAAGCCTGCCCCGCAGGGGCTGGGTCTCGCGGCCGCGGAGACGGTCCGCAACATCTTGGAGCTCGCCGGCGTCGAGGACGCCTGGACGAACTCCGACGGCAACACGCGCACGACGGTGAACCTCGCGAAGGCGACGTTCAACGCCCTGGAGAACGCGGCGCAGTCCCGCACTCCGCAGCACGCGCGTGAGGTCCACTACGACGAGGTGAGCGAGTGATGCAGGCGATCGTCCAGCTCCGCGGTGACGTCAACCTCGACTACGGCGTAGAGGACACGCTCGACATGCTGAACGTCGGGCGCGTCAACCACGCGACGTTCGTCCCCGAGACGGACTCGTACAGCGGCATGATCACGAAAGTCAACGACGTCGTCGCGTTCGGGGAACCGAGCGTCGAGAGCGTCGCGCGCACGATCGCGCGGCGCGGCGAGCCGCTCGAAGGCTCCGCCGACATCGACGACGAGTGGATCGACGACAACACCGACTATTCCGACCTTGAGGCGCTAGCGGAGGCGCTCGTCGACGAGGAGACGACCCTGCGCGAGCAGGGCCTCTCGCCGACGCTGCGGCTCCACGCGCCCCGCGGCGGTCACGAGGGCATCAAACACCCCGTGATCGAGGGCGGCGAACTCGGGAAACACACCACCGAGGAGATCGACAGTCTCCTGGAGGCGATGCGATGACGAGCAAGAAAAAGCGACAGCGCGGCTCGCGCACGCACGGCGGCGGCACGCACAAGAACCGGCGCGGAGCCGGTCACCGCGGCGGCCGCGGCGCGGCCGGTCGCGCGAAACACGAGTACCACAACTACGGCCCGCTCGGCAAGCACGGGTTCAAGCGTCCCGAGGACGCCAAGACGGAGGTCCTCGAAGTGAAGGTCCAGAAGCTCGACGAGGACGCGGCGCTGTACGCCGCGGACGGCCTCGCCGAGGAGGACGGCGACGCGTACGTCTTCGACGCGCGCGACGTCGTCGAGGACGGCCACGAGGCGGACGTCGTGAAGGTGCTCGGCGGCGGGCAGGTCCGCCGCGAGCTCCGCGTCACGGCCGACGCGTTCACCGCCGGCGCGGTCGAGCTCATCGAGGAGGCCGGCGGCGAGGCGACGCTCTCGGAGCGCGCCGAAGACGCCGCTGACGAACCGGAAAACACTTCCGACGACGAGAACGACGAGGCGTAACATGAGCTGGAAGGAGGCCGCCGAACCGGTGCTCTCGCGGATGCCTGTCGTGGAGCGGCCCGCGGGACACGTCCCGTTCAGACGGAAGCTCACGTGGACGGCCGGAATCCTGATCGTCTACTTCTTCCTGACCAACATCAACCCGTTCGGGTTGGCGGTCGGGCAGGGGTCGGACTTCTTCGGGCAGTTCCGGTCCGTGCTCGCCGGGTCGTCCGGGTCGCTGCTACAGGTCGGTATCGGACCGATCGTCACGGCGTCCATCGTCCTCCAGCTGTTGGGCGGTGCGAACCTCCTCGGGCTCGACACGGAGAACGACCCGCGAGACCAGGTCCTCTATCAGGGCCTCCAGAAGCTGCTCGTGATCATCGTCTCCGCCCTGACGGCGGCTCCGATGGTGTTCACGGGCTCGTTCCTGCCGGCTGACGAGGCCGTCGCCAGCACGCTCGGGATCGGCATATTCGGCGTGCAGGTGCTGATCTTCGCGCAGATCTTCGTCGGCGGCATCCTCATCCTGTTCATGGACGAGATCGTGAGCAAGTGGGGCGTCGGCTCCGGCGTCGGACTGTTCATCATCGCGTCCGTGAGCCAGCAGATCGTCGGCGGCTTCTTCAGCTTCTCCGCGCTCGGCGCGTCCGGCTTCTTCGCGAACTGGTACGGCGTAATATTCGGCGACGTGCCGGTGTCGATGTCGCCGTTCACGGCCGAAGGACTCCAGAACCTCCTCTTCGATCCGGGGAACATTCTGGCGCTTTTCACCACGGTGTTCATCTTCGGGATCGTCGTGTACGCGGAGTCGGTCCGCGTCGAGATCCCGCTGTCACACGCCCGCGTGAAGGGGGCTCGCGGACGCTTCCCGGTGAAGCTCATCTACGCGTCCGTCCTGCCGATGATTCTCGTTCGCGCGCTACAGGCGAACATCCAGTTCCTCGGCCAGTTCCTCTCCTCGCAGTGGGCGGGGATGCCGGCGTGGCTCGGCACGTACACCGACGCGGGACAGCCCATCTCCGGGCTGTTCTACTACCTGAACCCCATTCAGGCGCGGACCCAGTGGATGTGGTTCCTCGGCGAACTCGAAGCGGCGTCAATCGAGCCGTGGATGATCGGCATCCGGCTCGCCGTCGACCTGACGTTCATGATCGTCGGCGGTGCCATCTTCGCGATCTTCTGGGTCGAGACGACCGGGATGGGACCGGAGGCGACCGCGAAACAGATCCAGAACTCCGGGATGCAGATCCCCGGGTTCCGCCGGAACCCGCAGGTCGTCGAGAAGGTTATGGAGCGGTACATCCCGCAGGTGACCGTCATCGGTGGTGCCCTCGTCGGGCTGCTCGCCGTGATGGCGAACCTGCTCGGCACCATCGGTCAGGTCTCCGGAACCGGGCTCCTGCTGGCGGTCTCTATCACGTACAAGCTGTACGAGGAGATCGCCGAAGAGCAGCTGATGGAGATGCACCCGATGATGCGCCAGATGTTCGGCAACGAGTAGCGAACATCTGCCTTCCCTGATTTATTTTACAACCGCCAGCGACTGCTCCGTCTCCGCCACTCGCTCCGTCCACGCGTCACCTCACGGCTCCGAGTGTATCCGGATCCGGCTGTCGCCTCAATGGACTCGACGACCGCTCGACCGGTGACGGGAGAACTCCGGCTGACCGTTACCCGGTCCGCTGATGACACGCGGAGAGTTCGCGGCCGGTCTGTCGTCGACGTGACGCGCTGACCGAGGTATCCCGACGCACCGACCCGACCGACGCGACACGCCGACGGGGTCGGTGCGGCATCCGTCTCTCTCCGCTCGGTCCGCGTCCCGGCGGCTTGTCGTGATTCATCGTTTCGAAAAAGGACGCCGAAGTCGCGTCGAGTGAGCGGACGCCGGCCGCACTCCGCCGTCAGCGCCGCCTACGACTCGTCGCGTCGGTCGCCGTCCCCGTCCGCTTCGGAGTCGTCCTCGTCGTCCGCGTTGACCTTCTCGTCCACGGTCTTCTCCACTGTTTCTTCGACCGTCTCGCCGACGGTCTCCTCGACGGTCTTCTCGACGGTTTCCTCGACCGCCTCCCCGACGGTTTCCTCGACGGTCTTCTCCACCGTTTCTTCGACCGTCTCGCCTACGGTCTCCTCGACGGTTTCGCCGACCTTCTCCTCGACGGTTTCGCCGACCTTCTCCTCGACGGTCTTCTCGACGGTTTCCTCGACGGTCTTTTCAACCGTTTCGCCGACCTTCTCCTCGACCGTCTCTCCGACCTTCTCCTCGACGGTCTTCTCGACGGTCTCGCCGACCGTCTCTTCGACCTTCCCGCTCACCTCCTCGCTGACGGTGTCGCTGACGTCGTCGGCGACTCCGCTGACCTCCTTGTTGACGGTCTCGCCCACGCTCTTTTCGACCTCCTTGCTCACCGTCTCTTCGACCTTCTCGCCGACGGTCTCCTCGACGGTCTTCTCGACCTCCTTGCTCACCGTCTCGCCGACGGTCTTCTCGACTTCCTTGTTGACTGTCTCGCCGACGGTCTTCTCGACTTCCTTGTCGACGGTCTCGCCGACGCTCTCCTCGACCTGTTTGCCGACCTGGTCCGCGACCTCGCGGGTCATCCAGTCGGGGTCGAACCGCGCCATCTTCCAGACGACGTGGATCACGTACGAGGCGAACACCCCGATCCCGAAGGCCATCGCCACGGTGTTCATCTGGGTCGTCGCGATGAGCACGATCGATACGGCGATCAGCGCCCCGTACGCGATGTCGGTTATCGCGTCCACTCGGGCCGGACTCACCATCCTCGCCCCTCCGTCTCGCCGTCGGGCGCGTCGCGTCGCCGTCGCGTGGCGTCTCCGTTCATACGTCCGCATTCCGCGCCGGCGGCGTAAAAGCCTCCCATTGTCCTCGTCCCCGGTCGATCGGTTCCCGGTCGCCGGCGGCGGCCGCCCGTCTCGGAGCGCGGCCCTTTTAGCTCGGATGGCCGAACCGGAGGCATGGACATCGAAGAGGGCGGGATCACCGTCTCCGTCCCGGAGGCCCGCGACGGTGCCAGCGAGGGCACCGGCGGCGGCGTCTTCTTCAACCCGACGCAGGAACTGAACCGCGACGTGACCGTCGCGACGCTGCGCGCCTACCGCGAGCGCGAGCCGCGGGCGGCCTCGTACCTCGACGCGATGGCGGCCTCGGGGGTTCGCGGCGTCCGGGCCGCCGCCGAGGGGTACGACATCACCTGCGCCGACGTCGACGCGGACGCGGTCGACCTCGCCGCGGCGAACCTTGACGCCAACGGGCTGGACGGCGAGGCGGTCCACCGCGACGTCAACGCCCTGCTGTACGACGAGGGGCCGTTCGACGTCGTCGACCTGGACCCGTACGGCACGCCGATCCCCTTCGCGGACGCGGCGTTCGCGAACGGCCGCAACCTGATCTGCGTCACCGCCACGGACACCGCGCCGCTGTGCGGTGCCCACCTCCAAAGCGGGATCCGGAAGTACGGCGCGGTCCCGCGCAACACCGACTACCACCCGGAGATGGGGCTGCGGACGCTCGTCTCCGCGCTCGTCCGGACCGCGGCGCGCTACGACAAGGCGGCCCG
This genomic stretch from Halorubrum hochsteinianum harbors:
- a CDS encoding 30S ribosomal protein S4e — protein: MTRHQKRLSVPNSWPVERKTDTFTVKAGAGPHGEAGVPLVVLLRDVLGYVDSTKEARYALNNDSILVNGDAISDEQRPIGMFDILAFPERGEYFRVFPDEGGRLALTPVDEEAAGSRLGKITNKTVVPGGVVQLTLHDGTNVRVDDDADYDTNDSIVVDNETKEIVAHFEYEEGALVTAVAGQHAGQIGEIDDIDVTLGSGDNTVTVASEDGGYETVEEYVVVIDENFTDDDEAGDSDE
- a CDS encoding 50S ribosomal protein L5, encoding MSEAESADHEMREPYLEKVVVHMGVGQGGEPLADAEEIIEEITGQQSVRTTSKRTIAEFGIRKGDPIGVKVTLRGEDAHAFLETALDIVDVSASQFDDTGNLSFGVEDHTDFPSQEYDPNTGIYGLDVTTTIVRPGYRVSKRDKATGTIPARHRMTAEDAAAFLETNFDVEVTE
- a CDS encoding 30S ribosomal protein S14; this encodes MSEANNDTGEHAAKRTDSRHTCRRCDREQGLVGKYDINLCRQCFREVARDMGFEKYS
- a CDS encoding 30S ribosomal protein S8, with protein sequence MTGNDPFTNALAGMDNAESVGHLSYTVEPASNIIGSVLEVLYDRGYVDGFQYVDDGKAGKFEVELKGAINECGAVKPRYSAGADEFEKWEKRYLPARDYGTLIVTTSHGVMSHYEAREEGIGGQVIAYVY
- a CDS encoding 50S ribosomal protein L6, which translates into the protein MNRVEIEIPDDVSAETDHLELTVEGPNGSVTRRLWYPDVDVSVEEGAVVITTDNEDAKTNATVGTFESHVANMIHGVTEGWEYAMEVYYAHFPMQVTVEGDEVVIENFLGESAARRTPIRGDTEVQVDGETVTLSGSDKEAVGQTAADIEQLTKVTDKDTRVFQDGVYIVEKPTGGA
- a CDS encoding 50S ribosomal protein L32e → MADELEDISGVGPSKADALREAGYETVEDVKAASQSELSEVDGVGNALAARIKADVGGLEVDEEADAEIEDETDEEEADEADADETVETELRPRGHADKTPELDDETARALAQKHREGKPQFNRQDYHKKKRIPTSWRKPRGGLSKQRRRMKSKGPVVEAGFRSPTASRDLHPSGFEEVRVHNTDDLEGVDGDTQAVRIASKVGGRKRELIEDEAEEREIRVLNPTYVEVEVDDE
- a CDS encoding 50S ribosomal protein L19e, translated to MSDLKAQKRLAADELDVGKGRVWLDPEAQEEIADAITREDVRELIEQGTIRAKDAKTNSRGRARERAEKRSYGHQSGAGTRKGKSGARQDTKDDWKVRIRAQRARLKELRDEEDVLDASEYRTLYNKASGGDFEDVARLEAYIRTQYGYEVTD
- a CDS encoding 50S ribosomal protein L18; its protein translation is MATGPRYKVPMRRRREVRTDYHQRLRLLKSGKPRLVARVSNAHVRAQLVTPGPDGDETHAAASSEELDEYGWDAPTGNLPSAYLTGYLAGARAVDAGLEEAVLDIGLNTATPGNKTFAAQEGAIDAGLEIPHNDDVLADWSRTRGEHIADYAEQLDEPLYSGEFDASELPEHFDDVLATIQEDHE
- a CDS encoding 30S ribosomal protein S5, giving the protein MSRHNDGWEPRTRLGRKVQDGDITSMEQALESGLPLKEAEIVDQLLPGLEDEVLDINMVQRMTDSGRRVKFRCVVAVGNRDGYLGYAQARDDQVGGAIQKAIDVAKLNIISVDRGSGSWEDQPGGTNSLTRTAKGKAGSVTVEVKPAPQGLGLAAAETVRNILELAGVEDAWTNSDGNTRTTVNLAKATFNALENAAQSRTPQHAREVHYDEVSE
- a CDS encoding 50S ribosomal protein L30 is translated as MQAIVQLRGDVNLDYGVEDTLDMLNVGRVNHATFVPETDSYSGMITKVNDVVAFGEPSVESVARTIARRGEPLEGSADIDDEWIDDNTDYSDLEALAEALVDEETTLREQGLSPTLRLHAPRGGHEGIKHPVIEGGELGKHTTEEIDSLLEAMR
- a CDS encoding uL15m family ribosomal protein, which gives rise to MTSKKKRQRGSRTHGGGTHKNRRGAGHRGGRGAAGRAKHEYHNYGPLGKHGFKRPEDAKTEVLEVKVQKLDEDAALYAADGLAEEDGDAYVFDARDVVEDGHEADVVKVLGGGQVRRELRVTADAFTAGAVELIEEAGGEATLSERAEDAADEPENTSDDENDEA
- the secY gene encoding preprotein translocase subunit SecY, which codes for MSWKEAAEPVLSRMPVVERPAGHVPFRRKLTWTAGILIVYFFLTNINPFGLAVGQGSDFFGQFRSVLAGSSGSLLQVGIGPIVTASIVLQLLGGANLLGLDTENDPRDQVLYQGLQKLLVIIVSALTAAPMVFTGSFLPADEAVASTLGIGIFGVQVLIFAQIFVGGILILFMDEIVSKWGVGSGVGLFIIASVSQQIVGGFFSFSALGASGFFANWYGVIFGDVPVSMSPFTAEGLQNLLFDPGNILALFTTVFIFGIVVYAESVRVEIPLSHARVKGARGRFPVKLIYASVLPMILVRALQANIQFLGQFLSSQWAGMPAWLGTYTDAGQPISGLFYYLNPIQARTQWMWFLGELEAASIEPWMIGIRLAVDLTFMIVGGAIFAIFWVETTGMGPEATAKQIQNSGMQIPGFRRNPQVVEKVMERYIPQVTVIGGALVGLLAVMANLLGTIGQVSGTGLLLAVSITYKLYEEIAEEQLMEMHPMMRQMFGNE
- a CDS encoding tRNA (guanine(26)-N(2))-dimethyltransferase; its protein translation is MDIEEGGITVSVPEARDGASEGTGGGVFFNPTQELNRDVTVATLRAYREREPRAASYLDAMAASGVRGVRAAAEGYDITCADVDADAVDLAAANLDANGLDGEAVHRDVNALLYDEGPFDVVDLDPYGTPIPFADAAFANGRNLICVTATDTAPLCGAHLQSGIRKYGAVPRNTDYHPEMGLRTLVSALVRTAARYDKAARPILSHVSRHYARTYLELESGARAADDCLEALGHVDGCEDCLWRSPTRGRIADPVDACPECGSDRVLTAGPIWLGPVADPDFARAVRREVTDDMGEAKRARKLLGTVAREIDTPTHYDQHRLYKQWGEPAIGMDEFVERLRAAGHEASRAHYRGTAVKSTASIPEMREAVLGTDAD